Proteins from a single region of Aerococcus viridans:
- a CDS encoding DUF6941 family protein gives MYGKVIASEKTQNINGELHVVNPIVALQVPFLPTTISFAISCSFFVNSNQRKFDIKLEVIDHTDYLLGALEGGVSADNSDSENSTLSFDFSLSNVIFKNDGLHKVILYVEDEQVAEYSFTVFNQNIEI, from the coding sequence ATGTACGGTAAAGTAATAGCTAGTGAAAAAACACAAAATATTAATGGTGAATTACATGTTGTGAATCCTATTGTTGCACTTCAAGTGCCATTTTTACCTACTACTATATCATTTGCAATTTCTTGTAGTTTTTTTGTTAACTCAAATCAAAGAAAATTTGATATAAAATTAGAGGTTATTGATCATACTGATTACCTGCTTGGAGCTCTAGAAGGTGGCGTATCCGCAGACAATTCTGATAGTGAGAATTCAACTTTAAGTTTTGATTTTAGTTTATCAAATGTTATTTTTAAAAATGATGGTCTGCATAAAGTGATTTTGTATGTTGAAGATGAACAAGTTGCAGAGTATTCTTTCACTGTTTTCAACCAGAATATAGAAATATAG
- a CDS encoding thiamine diphosphokinase — MQVYLIGSGPFDPAYFKAYVEGRKVAHKDAETAFVGVDLGAKQLLDLNFPIDLAVGDFDSIEESVLQQVEHKAKKIEKLPPMKDETDTEHALGTVADLYPQAEYHLFGMLGGRVDHLLSNLWLIYQERFASIIDRVHLVEENNAVSFLRPGQHQLDRLKDMKYLSFVAMTPVKDLCLENVVYPLDNYQMPIPLALISNEFLPGQNTMKIAFSDGLILAIQARD; from the coding sequence ATGCAAGTTTACCTTATCGGGTCTGGACCTTTTGACCCAGCGTATTTTAAAGCCTATGTAGAAGGACGAAAAGTAGCCCATAAAGATGCGGAAACCGCCTTTGTTGGGGTTGATTTAGGGGCTAAACAGCTGTTAGACCTTAATTTCCCCATTGACTTAGCGGTAGGCGATTTTGATTCAATTGAAGAAAGTGTCCTTCAACAAGTTGAACATAAGGCCAAAAAAATTGAAAAGTTACCACCGATGAAAGATGAAACGGACACTGAACATGCTTTAGGCACTGTTGCAGACTTATATCCACAGGCTGAATACCATCTCTTTGGTATGCTAGGGGGTAGGGTAGACCATTTGTTATCTAACTTATGGCTCATCTATCAAGAACGGTTTGCGTCGATTATTGATCGTGTTCACTTAGTAGAAGAAAATAATGCTGTTTCATTCTTAAGACCAGGGCAACATCAACTTGATCGTTTAAAAGACATGAAATATTTGTCTTTCGTGGCGATGACGCCAGTTAAAGACTTATGTTTAGAAAATGTTGTCTATCCACTAGACAATTATCAAATGCCAATACCTTTGGCCTTGATTTCAAATGAGTTTCTACCAGGTCAAAATACCATGAAAATTGCCTTCAGTGATGGTCTTATCCTCGCTATCCAAGCCCGAGATTAA
- a CDS encoding Asp23/Gls24 family envelope stress response protein — MALKMQTDFGEIDITNESIATVVGMATTQNYGVVGMASKHQIRDGIQEILKQENYTKGVLVSVDNNDLVVVDVYIIVNYGTKISEICRNVQSSVKYELGRQLGIAANVVNVYVQGVRVIED; from the coding sequence ATGGCATTAAAAATGCAAACAGACTTCGGTGAAATTGATATTACAAATGAATCTATCGCAACAGTCGTAGGTATGGCAACAACACAAAACTACGGTGTCGTTGGTATGGCAAGCAAGCATCAAATCCGTGACGGTATCCAAGAAATTCTTAAACAAGAAAACTATACCAAAGGGGTACTTGTTTCAGTAGATAACAACGATTTAGTAGTAGTGGATGTATATATTATCGTCAACTACGGTACGAAAATTTCTGAAATTTGTCGCAATGTACAAAGTTCTGTGAAATACGAATTAGGTCGTCAATTAGGTATTGCTGCAAACGTAGTGAATGTGTACGTACAAGGCGTCCGTGTGATTGAAGACTAG
- a CDS encoding ABC transporter ATP-binding protein — protein MSVLTIENVQKKFKDGDTEIVALEETSFTAEKGEFIAIIGPSGSGKSTFLSIAAGLQEPTQGRVMINDKPFSEKKEKERARIRFEEVGFILQASNLIPFLKVSDQLKLVDKLSKKEKSQLDLLQLLGIEKLKNKFPEQISGGEKQRVAIARALYNNPSIIFADEPTASLDSKRAMDVVDILAKMTKQQNKTTIMVTHDLRLIDQCDKVYEMNDGVLTLRENIDTTKDVQMV, from the coding sequence ATGAGTGTATTAACAATTGAAAATGTACAGAAAAAATTTAAAGATGGGGATACGGAAATTGTGGCCCTTGAAGAAACGTCATTTACAGCAGAGAAAGGTGAATTTATTGCTATTATCGGTCCATCTGGTTCAGGAAAAAGTACCTTTTTAAGTATTGCTGCCGGATTACAGGAACCAACACAAGGTAGAGTAATGATTAATGACAAACCCTTTAGTGAAAAGAAAGAAAAAGAGCGGGCGCGCATTCGTTTTGAAGAAGTAGGATTTATCTTACAAGCGTCAAATCTTATTCCATTCCTCAAAGTATCTGATCAATTAAAATTAGTAGATAAACTATCTAAAAAAGAGAAAAGCCAATTAGATTTACTGCAACTACTAGGTATTGAAAAATTAAAAAATAAATTTCCAGAGCAAATCTCTGGGGGTGAAAAGCAGCGTGTTGCGATTGCACGCGCCTTATATAATAACCCTTCAATCATCTTTGCTGATGAACCAACAGCTAGCTTAGACTCTAAACGGGCGATGGATGTGGTGGATATCTTGGCCAAAATGACTAAACAACAAAATAAAACGACCATCATGGTTACACACGATCTTCGTTTAATAGACCAATGCGATAAAGTCTATGAAATGAATGATGGAGTCTTAACCTTAAGAGAAAATATTGATACGACTAAGGATGTACAGATGGTTTAA
- a CDS encoding ABC transporter permease codes for MFLAIKEILYAKKKYSLVVGVMFLIAFLVFFLISLAYGLAMENRMGIDQWQADQIILTEEADGTISRSNISEEDYDAVDAEDKAAILQMPTNMNSDNIESDEQLSIFLFGINFDDFIAPEVTEGRQVNADNEALIDDSLTKQYGLGIGATVTIEGQAFEVVGLTTNTKYSIAPMVHITQNAFRNIQDASLNTSNASDSNQMSEGELGQEADNQIINAIIVRGEATDLPDDLEVWSTADFINNLPGYSAQLLTFIFMIGFLILIAAVVIGIFIYVLTIQKIDVFGVMKAQGISTGTIGRSVVVQTFILTLIGLVLGVAVTILSIYFLPAQVPTQINWLFFIVVGGLILLCSLIGALFSVKTIVNVDPVRAIA; via the coding sequence ATGTTTTTAGCCATTAAAGAAATATTATATGCAAAGAAAAAGTATAGTTTGGTTGTTGGGGTCATGTTTTTGATTGCTTTTTTGGTTTTTTTCTTAATTAGTTTGGCTTATGGCCTAGCGATGGAGAATCGAATGGGGATTGACCAGTGGCAGGCTGACCAAATCATCTTGACAGAAGAAGCAGATGGGACAATAAGTCGCTCTAATATAAGTGAAGAGGATTATGATGCGGTTGATGCAGAAGATAAAGCTGCAATACTACAGATGCCAACCAATATGAATTCAGATAATATCGAAAGCGATGAACAACTATCTATTTTCCTATTTGGTATTAATTTTGATGACTTTATTGCACCTGAAGTGACTGAAGGTCGTCAGGTGAACGCTGATAATGAAGCTTTAATCGACGATAGTCTAACTAAACAATATGGCCTGGGAATAGGGGCTACTGTAACGATTGAAGGACAAGCGTTTGAAGTTGTGGGATTAACGACAAATACGAAATATAGTATTGCGCCGATGGTTCATATCACACAAAATGCTTTTAGAAACATTCAAGATGCTTCATTGAATACATCGAATGCATCAGATAGTAACCAAATGTCTGAAGGTGAATTAGGGCAAGAGGCGGATAATCAAATAATTAATGCTATTATCGTACGCGGTGAAGCAACAGACCTACCTGACGATTTGGAAGTATGGTCAACGGCAGATTTTATCAATAATTTACCAGGATATAGCGCCCAGTTACTTACATTTATTTTCATGATTGGCTTTTTAATTTTAATTGCAGCAGTTGTGATTGGTATTTTTATTTATGTACTGACTATTCAAAAAATTGACGTGTTTGGCGTGATGAAAGCTCAAGGTATTTCAACAGGCACAATTGGTCGTTCTGTGGTTGTACAAACCTTTATCCTTACATTAATAGGTCTAGTATTAGGCGTTGCGGTGACCATTTTGAGCATCTATTTCCTACCAGCTCAGGTGCCAACCCAAATCAATTGGCTATTCTTTATAGTAGTTGGCGGTTTGATTTTACTTTGTTCATTAATTGGTGCTTTATTCTCAGTGAAAACAATAGTGAACGTCGATCCAGTAAGAGCAATCGCCTAG
- a CDS encoding DAK2 domain-containing protein has product MKRTVLDVEAFISMLEVGGNRLSENAEYVNSLNVFPVPDGDTGTNMNLTYTSGIERVIKQHSDTVGEVGEDLAKGLLMGARGNSGVILSQLFRGFAKAIEGKTTIEAQDLANAFQRGIDTAVKAVMKPVEGTILTVARDSAAAGMQKAEETDDIIEVMTAVLEEAQTSLENTPNLLPVLKEVGVVDSGGQGLVYIYHGFLESLTGESIPVKSADPNKANVTELAHQENFFNTSHSVASEDIQFGYCTEIMVKIGEGEAVTDEFDYDTFRNHLDGIGDSLLVVSDDEIVKVHVHTETPGEVMNYGQKFGSLVKIKVDNMRLQHDDILDGKGSNQTESAPAAERTNLAIIAVAAGEGIENLFKDLGVKSIISGGQTMNPSTNDILDAINKANADNVIILPNNKNIIMAANQAVEVSETPAAVVETKYISQGLTAMLGYNPDGTLEDNKAAMVAEMANVTSGQVTVAVRDTTVDGLEIHKDHFMGIIDGKIVSEDADLVKETINMINQMIDTDKELVTLIFGEETDQATAELIAEAVEEANEDIEVEIVDGGQPVYHFLASVE; this is encoded by the coding sequence GTGAAAAGAACAGTATTAGACGTTGAAGCGTTCATATCTATGCTTGAAGTTGGGGGTAACCGACTTTCAGAGAATGCTGAATACGTGAATTCATTAAATGTTTTCCCGGTGCCAGATGGTGATACCGGAACAAATATGAATTTAACATACACATCAGGTATCGAACGAGTAATTAAACAACATTCCGATACCGTTGGTGAGGTTGGAGAAGATTTAGCTAAGGGATTATTGATGGGGGCACGCGGTAACTCAGGCGTTATCTTATCCCAATTATTCCGTGGTTTCGCTAAGGCAATCGAAGGTAAAACAACCATTGAAGCCCAAGATTTAGCGAATGCTTTCCAACGCGGTATTGATACAGCGGTAAAAGCTGTTATGAAACCCGTAGAAGGTACTATTTTAACAGTAGCACGTGATTCAGCAGCAGCAGGTATGCAAAAGGCTGAAGAAACAGATGACATCATTGAAGTGATGACTGCTGTATTAGAAGAAGCACAAACGTCACTAGAAAACACACCTAACTTACTACCTGTGTTAAAAGAAGTAGGCGTTGTCGATTCAGGTGGTCAAGGGTTAGTATATATCTACCATGGTTTCTTAGAATCATTAACAGGTGAATCTATTCCAGTTAAATCAGCTGATCCAAACAAAGCGAATGTCACAGAATTAGCCCACCAAGAAAACTTCTTCAATACTTCTCATTCTGTAGCATCAGAAGATATTCAATTTGGTTACTGTACTGAAATCATGGTCAAAATTGGTGAAGGTGAAGCCGTTACTGATGAATTTGATTATGACACATTCCGTAACCACTTAGATGGTATCGGTGACTCATTATTGGTTGTATCTGATGACGAGATTGTAAAAGTTCATGTGCATACAGAAACACCAGGTGAAGTCATGAACTATGGCCAAAAATTTGGGTCATTAGTGAAAATTAAAGTAGATAACATGCGTCTACAACATGACGATATCTTAGATGGAAAAGGATCAAACCAAACTGAATCAGCACCAGCAGCTGAGCGTACGAATCTAGCAATTATCGCTGTTGCAGCCGGTGAAGGGATTGAAAACCTATTTAAAGATTTGGGTGTTAAATCAATCATCTCTGGTGGTCAAACGATGAACCCATCAACAAATGACATCTTAGATGCTATCAATAAAGCGAATGCAGATAACGTGATCATCTTACCAAATAATAAGAATATCATTATGGCTGCTAACCAAGCTGTTGAAGTTTCAGAAACTCCAGCTGCCGTCGTTGAAACTAAATATATCTCTCAAGGTTTAACAGCTATGTTAGGTTACAACCCTGATGGGACATTAGAAGATAATAAAGCAGCAATGGTTGCTGAAATGGCTAACGTAACCAGTGGTCAAGTCACAGTGGCTGTTCGAGATACAACAGTTGACGGCTTAGAAATCCATAAAGATCACTTTATGGGCATCATAGACGGTAAAATCGTCTCTGAAGATGCTGACTTAGTCAAAGAAACCATCAACATGATTAATCAAATGATTGATACAGACAAAGAGTTAGTGACTTTAATCTTTGGTGAAGAAACCGACCAAGCAACAGCTGAATTGATCGCTGAAGCTGTCGAAGAAGCCAACGAAGATATTGAAGTTGAGATCGTAGACGGTGGCCAACCAGTTTACCACTTCTTAGCATCAGTAGAATAA
- the rsgA gene encoding ribosome small subunit-dependent GTPase A: MKRKDDYIQPNAPTYTGQIIKALSGFYYVEEKESQVIYTTRARGQFRNTQTTPLVGDFVEFQADNTEEGYVMKILPRYSQMIRPAVANVDLALLVASVIEPQIQPKLLDRFLVYLESENIEPILYFSKMDLTDQASQADKNRIDQFIKVYRQIGYQVILSTDLNEEDFNQLKDIVANRTMVVVGQSGVGKSTLLNRLLPDLDIETGEISTSLGRGRHTTRHTELHDIFEGKVADTPGFSSIDIDQLDKVSLSNYFPEMRAIQDQCKFRGCTHIQEPKCAVKAALEAGEIAQSRYDSYLQIFQEIDNAKPKY, from the coding sequence ATGAAGAGAAAAGATGATTATATTCAACCAAATGCGCCGACATACACGGGCCAGATTATTAAGGCTTTGTCTGGTTTTTATTATGTAGAAGAGAAAGAAAGCCAAGTGATTTATACTACACGGGCACGTGGCCAATTTAGAAATACGCAAACAACACCATTGGTGGGCGATTTTGTGGAATTTCAAGCCGACAATACCGAAGAGGGCTACGTGATGAAAATCTTACCACGCTATAGCCAAATGATTCGACCGGCAGTAGCTAATGTGGACCTGGCCTTATTGGTAGCATCTGTTATCGAACCCCAGATTCAACCAAAATTATTAGACCGTTTTTTAGTTTATTTAGAGTCAGAGAATATTGAACCGATTTTATATTTTTCCAAAATGGACTTAACTGACCAAGCTAGTCAAGCGGATAAAAACCGGATCGACCAGTTTATTAAGGTGTATCGTCAAATTGGTTACCAAGTAATCTTATCAACTGATTTAAATGAAGAGGACTTCAATCAATTAAAAGACATTGTTGCCAATCGAACCATGGTGGTTGTTGGTCAATCGGGTGTTGGAAAATCGACTTTATTAAATCGACTATTGCCTGATTTAGACATTGAAACAGGCGAAATCTCAACATCACTCGGACGCGGTCGCCATACTACCCGCCATACCGAATTACATGATATATTTGAAGGGAAAGTGGCGGATACACCAGGTTTCTCTAGTATCGATATCGACCAGTTGGATAAGGTTTCACTGTCAAATTATTTTCCTGAAATGCGGGCCATTCAAGACCAATGTAAGTTCCGTGGTTGCACCCATATTCAAGAACCTAAATGTGCAGTGAAAGCCGCCTTAGAAGCTGGTGAGATCGCACAAAGTCGCTATGACTCTTACCTACAAATCTTCCAAGAAATTGATAATGCAAAACCCAAATATTAG
- the rpmB gene encoding 50S ribosomal protein L28, with protein MAKECYYTGRKATSGNNRSHALNATKRTFKANLQKVRIIDENGNKKRVWVSAHAIKAGLVTRA; from the coding sequence ATGGCTAAAGAATGTTATTACACAGGACGTAAAGCGACTTCAGGTAACAACCGCTCACACGCATTGAATGCTACAAAACGTACATTTAAAGCAAACTTACAAAAAGTTCGTATCATCGACGAAAATGGTAACAAAAAGCGTGTATGGGTTTCTGCACACGCAATCAAAGCTGGTTTAGTTACCCGCGCGTAA
- a CDS encoding putative metal homeostasis protein, which yields MAERMDLASARRRMKSPNRKTRQRAQKVLKAINKNERVD from the coding sequence ATGGCAGAAAGAATGGATCTAGCTAGTGCACGCCGCCGGATGAAAAGTCCCAATCGTAAAACCCGACAACGGGCACAAAAGGTATTGAAGGCTATAAATAAAAATGAAAGAGTTGATTGA
- a CDS encoding TetR/AcrR family transcriptional regulator, producing MSLNDSSSRSRIIEVARNKFMSSGYKATSTRMIAKEVGITQPNLYYHFKNKESLYLGVLDEIGGEVYTDLLAIVENDQLDLTGKLLQMSYYLQDNQDMDIYTMMQDLEADISIESRRILYQIFQESYKRPFILLFDDYEKQLKHQLTGEKIATYFFVTLAPYISSKHIISKTIALEEMIDLFLHGII from the coding sequence ATGTCCTTAAATGATTCTTCAAGCAGAAGTCGTATTATTGAAGTTGCACGAAATAAGTTTATGTCAAGTGGTTATAAGGCTACCTCTACCAGAATGATTGCGAAAGAAGTTGGGATTACACAACCAAACTTGTATTATCATTTTAAAAACAAGGAAAGTCTTTATCTTGGGGTTTTAGATGAAATAGGTGGGGAAGTATACACTGACTTATTAGCGATTGTTGAAAATGACCAACTTGACCTAACTGGTAAACTATTGCAGATGTCTTATTATCTACAAGATAACCAAGACATGGATATATATACTATGATGCAAGATCTAGAAGCAGACATTTCCATTGAAAGTAGACGCATCCTATACCAAATCTTTCAAGAAAGTTATAAACGGCCATTCATTTTATTATTTGATGATTACGAAAAGCAATTAAAACACCAGCTTACTGGAGAGAAAATCGCCACATATTTCTTTGTGACACTAGCCCCTTATATTTCTTCTAAACACATAATCAGCAAAACGATTGCTTTAGAGGAAATGATTGATTTATTTCTACACGGGATTATCTAA
- a CDS encoding phytoene/squalene synthase family protein → MARNRSLSASYKASENTMAEASKSFYQAFRLLPKETFESVAALYTYNRYVDDIADSGDLTQEEALRRLDDLEAQILNIETSEEEPFAWWLAFKDTISTYQVSTDALLKQIQGQRMDILGYKVVDMADLVAYASNVAGSVGEMLLPLLVDEATEINQAMCQAAIDLGIGMQLTNILRDVGEDYRERQRIYLPQTLLDLYGVDEAMIKQLSYKGGNIPQNWIDLWEHLYQIADQYYYSIEPFLKDFSQAAQLPILTSAYIYHGIGDAVRKANYNCFTQRNYTSSIERARLIYQAKKVLDDT, encoded by the coding sequence ATGGCAAGAAATCGTTCGCTTAGCGCATCTTATAAAGCTTCTGAAAATACGATGGCAGAAGCATCAAAGAGCTTTTACCAAGCTTTCCGCTTACTACCAAAAGAGACATTTGAAAGTGTTGCGGCTTTATACACCTACAATCGTTATGTAGATGATATTGCAGATAGCGGAGACCTCACACAAGAAGAAGCTTTGAGAAGGTTAGATGATTTAGAAGCACAAATTCTAAATATAGAAACGAGTGAAGAGGAACCATTTGCTTGGTGGTTGGCCTTCAAAGATACGATATCTACCTATCAAGTGTCTACTGATGCTTTGTTGAAACAGATCCAAGGACAACGAATGGATATTTTAGGCTACAAAGTAGTCGATATGGCCGATTTGGTTGCTTACGCTTCAAATGTTGCTGGGTCAGTAGGGGAAATGTTATTACCCCTACTAGTGGATGAAGCTACTGAGATTAATCAAGCTATGTGTCAAGCAGCAATAGATTTAGGTATTGGCATGCAGTTAACAAATATTTTAAGGGATGTTGGTGAAGATTACCGTGAAAGACAACGGATATATCTTCCACAGACCTTGCTTGATCTTTATGGTGTTGATGAAGCCATGATCAAACAATTGTCATACAAGGGTGGCAATATTCCTCAGAATTGGATTGATTTATGGGAGCATCTCTATCAGATTGCTGACCAATACTATTATAGTATTGAACCCTTTCTAAAAGATTTTAGCCAAGCGGCACAACTGCCCATCCTAACATCTGCCTATATCTACCATGGAATTGGCGATGCTGTTAGAAAAGCGAATTACAATTGCTTCACTCAAAGAAATTATACCAGTAGCATTGAGCGGGCCCGCCTGATCTACCAAGCCAAGAAAGTGTTAGATGACACATAA
- the rpe gene encoding ribulose-phosphate 3-epimerase, producing MYIAPSILSANFGKFINEVNRIEEAGADWVHIDVMDGHFVPNLTFGAGVVEALRPNTKMTLDCHLMVANPEAHVETFANAGADYFTVHYEATSHLHGLIQTIHKHGMKAGVAINPATPVSAIAPILKDVDMILVMTVNPGFGGQSFIESTVDKMVELSAFRAENDATFLIEVDGGINDETARICAENGADAFVAGSYIFNKDDVKQPIDALRMAIK from the coding sequence ATGTATATTGCACCATCTATTTTATCTGCAAATTTTGGTAAATTTATTAACGAAGTAAATCGAATCGAAGAAGCTGGCGCTGACTGGGTTCACATTGATGTCATGGACGGCCATTTTGTGCCAAATCTAACTTTTGGCGCTGGCGTCGTTGAAGCCTTACGACCAAATACAAAAATGACTTTAGATTGCCATTTAATGGTAGCTAACCCAGAAGCACATGTTGAAACATTTGCTAACGCGGGGGCAGACTACTTTACGGTTCATTACGAGGCCACTAGCCACTTACACGGCTTAATCCAAACCATTCATAAACACGGTATGAAGGCTGGTGTGGCCATTAATCCAGCAACACCTGTATCAGCCATTGCGCCAATTTTAAAAGACGTCGACATGATTTTAGTCATGACCGTAAACCCTGGATTCGGCGGCCAATCATTTATCGAATCGACGGTTGATAAGATGGTTGAGTTAAGTGCCTTTAGGGCGGAAAATGACGCAACATTCTTAATCGAAGTAGATGGCGGCATTAACGATGAGACTGCTAGAATCTGTGCAGAAAACGGCGCAGACGCCTTTGTAGCAGGTTCATACATCTTCAATAAAGACGACGTGAAACAACCAATTGATGCCTTAAGAATGGCAATCAAATAG
- a CDS encoding phytoene desaturase family protein, which yields MTTKERIAIIGAGIGGLSAAIRLQHAGYQVEIFEKESLPGGKMNQMAIDGYTFDVGPTIVMWPEAYRELFTLTGRDPEDYIPMQKLTPMYDVYFKGEPYRHYSVSNDLTDLMALMESKDPQTALGFLQYLAEMYQRYQVAMDHFIRRPFRHKSDIYNPSMLINALKLKTFDSAEHMMAKFIPNKDIQQLMAFQTLYIGVSPKNGPSLYNMIPMIELLYGIHYVKGGMHTVAKGFAELFEELGGVIHYNTPVDKILIDEQQVNGLQVGEHFIPSKRVISNADFPYTMKHLIDGDLNRGKYTAKKIDQMDYSCSCLIFYWGVDGTFKDLKTHNFIISEDLDDNMERIFDGRLIDNPSIYLHVPSQVDETRAPEGKANFYLLMPVSELGTAQYAYDQSTVQFYKEKALETLARIPGLEDLESQIEVERVFTPNDFESHYNAYRGATFGLQPTLMQSNHFRPQAKAENVSGLYFTGSSTHPGAGVPIVIESGKICADELMLDDEG from the coding sequence ATGACGACTAAAGAAAGAATCGCAATCATTGGGGCAGGGATAGGTGGTTTATCTGCAGCTATCCGCCTGCAGCATGCAGGGTACCAAGTTGAAATCTTTGAAAAAGAATCGTTGCCGGGCGGTAAGATGAATCAGATGGCAATAGATGGCTATACCTTTGATGTAGGTCCAACGATTGTCATGTGGCCAGAAGCATATAGAGAGTTATTTACATTAACTGGTCGGGACCCAGAAGACTACATTCCTATGCAGAAACTAACCCCGATGTATGATGTATATTTTAAAGGAGAGCCTTACCGCCACTATAGCGTGAGTAATGATTTGACTGATTTAATGGCTTTAATGGAGTCAAAAGATCCCCAAACCGCACTTGGTTTTCTTCAATACCTTGCAGAGATGTACCAACGATATCAAGTGGCTATGGACCATTTCATTAGACGACCATTTAGACATAAATCGGATATATACAATCCTTCTATGTTGATTAATGCACTTAAATTAAAAACATTTGATAGTGCAGAACATATGATGGCGAAATTTATTCCAAATAAAGATATTCAGCAGTTAATGGCTTTTCAAACACTTTATATAGGCGTTTCTCCTAAAAATGGACCTTCGCTTTATAATATGATCCCGATGATTGAACTATTATACGGCATTCATTATGTCAAAGGTGGCATGCACACCGTAGCTAAAGGTTTTGCTGAATTGTTTGAAGAATTAGGTGGTGTCATTCATTATAATACACCAGTGGATAAGATTTTAATCGATGAACAACAAGTGAATGGTCTACAAGTTGGAGAGCACTTTATTCCTAGTAAGAGAGTCATTTCAAATGCTGATTTCCCATATACGATGAAACATTTAATAGATGGCGATTTAAACCGAGGTAAATATACAGCCAAGAAGATAGATCAAATGGATTATTCTTGCTCTTGTTTAATATTCTACTGGGGCGTAGATGGTACGTTTAAAGACTTGAAGACCCATAACTTTATCATCTCAGAAGATTTAGACGATAACATGGAACGCATCTTTGACGGACGTTTGATTGACAACCCATCAATATACCTTCACGTACCTTCTCAAGTTGATGAAACACGTGCACCAGAAGGAAAAGCTAATTTCTATCTCCTGATGCCGGTTTCAGAATTAGGCACAGCACAGTATGCTTATGACCAATCAACAGTGCAATTTTATAAAGAGAAAGCGTTGGAGACATTGGCGCGTATACCTGGATTAGAAGACCTTGAAAGTCAAATTGAAGTAGAACGTGTATTTACGCCTAATGATTTTGAATCCCACTATAATGCATACCGCGGGGCTACCTTTGGTTTGCAACCAACTTTAATGCAAAGTAACCACTTCAGACCGCAAGCAAAAGCTGAAAATGTGTCGGGTTTATATTTCACAGGTTCCTCCACCCATCCAGGTGCAGGGGTTCCTATAGTCATCGAGAGTGGCAAAATTTGTGCCGATGAGTTGATGTTAGATGACGAGGGTTAG